The following coding sequences are from one Rattus norvegicus strain BN/NHsdMcwi chromosome 11, GRCr8, whole genome shotgun sequence window:
- the Rn45sl2 gene encoding serine/arginine repetitive matrix protein 1-like, which yields MPESRSLSELTRQIAPPTKNGHAPPPTESRKSYQSVNPVRVRAGFSFATILPPEPKDFGFPEAARRVMGITPPHRQSASFMVGTTTSGKRGAGRTGGGRRGQNREGHPSEPSDTPVPRRREDDTLPTRGPRRGPYRARPRRRMPPGLTGGRGPQRAHPQSTRASEAQRRGDGETTPDPLGRGRRTVNRREGDHANGERRETGRRPTPGEKRRMRTGPMPDTRRRRPRADRWRRRGGGRRATLTPRGGREGGRARVGREAGPRGSEGERHRPEPPPPHRDAHTEDGGAGRAPAQTHPQPTGPTDRRGRQPLKPLSPLRLAGRLSPRTRLQETRRDAPPRPRRPGRPSNRNFLPPAGRPFPPGTPRPPRDPCAPGCPPVRRGPAARPRVGQTRSERERNAGGRGGGANRQNEDRRRQGGPQRHPPRETPHKGPGGRSGGDRAREPSRRESHCTQPGAVPPRPRHRADPKPTDNPREPEETPADARENRGRRRRQPTKTPAWQRVPTSDDAPDAADRRFPQIRSPPPRARPTPRFTDPREPRGGGRGGRTAPAISTGRGNAAVEGGDEAATADAREHAARTTRDTTSPREWPGRGRAWEGRTRDGGHGGNGGGWDREPTAALPNPPVPRRPLAVRGVPRTRACARPFPATCHQKPNLPHKLRTAAGRQSPVPRDPSSYSERGGAGRGRRESKRCAQKAEVRAGSRGDHPGEAPRRS from the exons ATGCCAGAGTCTCGTTCGTTATCGGAATTAACCAGACAAATCGCTCCACCAACTAAGAACggccatgcaccaccacccacGGAATCGAGAAAGAGCTATCAATCTGTCAATCCTGTCCGTGTCCGGGCCGG TTTCAGCTTTGCAACCATACTCCCCCCGGAACCCAAAGACTTTGGTTTCCCGGAAGCTGCCCGGCGGGTCATGGGAATAACGCCGCCGCATCGCCAGTCGGCATCGTTTATGGTCGGAACTACGACG AGCGGGAAGAGGGGCGCGGGACGGACGGGCGGGGGACGGCGGGGGCAGAACCGGGAAGGCCACCCGTCGGAACCCAGCGACACACCCGTACCGAGACGCCGCGAGGACGACACGCTCCCAACACGAGGCCCACGCCGCGGACCATACCGGGCGCGGCCGCGCCGGCGGATGCCGCCGGGGCTCACGGGCGGGCGGGGGCCGCAGCGGGCCCACCCCCAAAGCACACGGGCAAGCGAGGCGCAACGCCGGGGAGACGGGGAAACCACCCCCGACCCCCTCGGGCGGGGTCGGAGGACCGTGAACCGGCGGGAGGGAGACCACGCCAACGGGGAGCGGCGGGAGACCGGACGGCGGCCGACCCCGGGCGAGAAGCGGAGGATGAGGACGGGCCCAATGCCTGACACGCGGCGGCGACGCCCTCGCGCGgacaggtggaggaggaggggaggaggtcGACGAGCGACTTTGACCCCgcgaggggggagagaggggggccGAGCCCGCGTCGGAAGGGAGGCCGGGCCTCGGGGCAGCGAGGGGGAGAGACACCGACCGGAGCCCCCACCGCCACACCGGGACGCGCACACGG AGGACGGCGGGGCCGGACGGGCCCCCGCGCAGACGCACCCTCAGCCAACAGGCCCCACGGACCGGCGTGGGCGACAGCCACTAAAGCCTCTTTCTCCTCTACGCCTCGCGGGGCGTCTTTCCCCCCGCACACGCCTCCAAGAGACCAGGCGAGACGCGCCGCCACGGCCGCGGCGGCCGGGACGCCCTTCAAACCGCAACTTCCTCCCGCCCGCCGGGCGGCCCTTCCCCCCAGGCACCCCGCGACCGCCCCGGGACCCGTGCGCGCCCGGCTGCCCCCCCGTGAGGAGGGGCCCGGCAGCACGGCCGCGGGTCGGCCAGACGAGGAGCGAGAGAGAAAGGAACGCCGGCGGGCGGGGAGGGGGAGCGAACCGGCAGAACGAGGACCGTCGACGGCAGGGCGGGCCGCAGCGGCACCCCCCGCGGGAGACGCCTCACAAGGGACCGGGAGGCCGCTCGGGCGGCGACCGGGCACGCGAGCCAAGCCGGCGGGAATCACACTGCACCCAACCCGGAGCAGTCCCGCCACGCCCGCGGCACCGAGCCGACCCGAAACCAACGGACAACCCCCGGGAGCCCGAGGAGACGCCAGCCGACGCGAGAGAGAACCGAGGCAGACGCCGACGCCAACCGACGAAGACCCCCGCGTGGCAGCGGGTCCCAACGTCCGACGACGCGCCGGACGCGGCCGACCGCCGGTTCCCCCAAATAAGAAGTCCGCCCCCGAGAGCGAGGCCAACCCCGCGGTTCACGGACCCTCGAGAGCCCCgcggagggggaagggggggtaGGACGGCTCCCGCGATCTCCACCGGCCGTGGGAACGCTGCCGTGGAAGGGGGGGACGAGGCGGCAACCGCAGACGCCCGAGAGCACGCGGCACGCACCACACGCGACACGACCTCGCCGCGAGAGTGGCCGGGACGTGGACGCGCGTGGGAGGGACGCACACGCGACGGAGGGCACGGGGGAAACGGAGGCGGGTGGGACCGGGAGCCCACCGCCGCCCTTCCAAACCCACCCGTCCCGCGACGACCCCTCGCGGTGAGGGGGGTACCGCGCACGCGGGCGTGTGCACGGCCCTTCCCCGCCACCTGCCACCAGAAACCCAATCTCCCCCACAAGCTCCGCACAGCGGCAGGTCGACAGAGCCCCGTCCCGCGTGATCCCTCCTCGTACTCGGAGCGGGGAGGCGCGGGTCGCGGTAGGCGAGAGAGCAAACGCTGCGCGCAGAAGGCTGAGGTCAGGGCGGGCAGCCGAGGGGACCATCCGGGAGAAGCCCCTCGGAGATCGTAA
- the LOC134481045 gene encoding uncharacterized protein LOC134481045, producing MACLAPVGSMWCCRVLFGPGPKPRQARDGHSWRMVIQREWRPLFSFCQRAPRLSSPFLCRVVCGSQGCGCPARALTRAHLLLWFAVSLWTCRGRLPPRRSLLRGPLPPCRGKVVDPLRCIPFPNGVCTRPALCEPCGAPGAFRALTTKVPASELAVALPAPRRASCAPWCLCLYAFPCPSCRLSAR from the coding sequence ATGGCGTGTCTCGCTCCCGTTGGATCGATGTGGTGCTGCCGCGTTCTCTTCGGGCCGGGGCCTAAGCCGCGCCAGGCGAGGGACGGACATTCATGGCGAATGGTCATTCAGCGCGAATGGCGACCGCTCTTCTCGTTCTGCCAGCGGGCCCCTCGTCTCTCCTCCCCATTCCTTTGCAGGGTggtgtgtggaagtcaggggtGCGGCTGTCCGGCACGAGCGCTGACCCGCGCACACTTGTTGCTGTGGTTCGCGGTGTCCCTGTGGACGTGTCGGGGGCGCTTGCCCCCACGCCGTTCACTGCTTCGCGGCCCTCTTCCCCCGTGCCGGGGGAAGGTGGTAGACCCGCTGCGGTGCATACCCTTCCCGAATGGTGTGTGCACGCGCCCTGCTTTGTGTGAGCCTTGCGGTGCTCCTGGAGCGTTCCGGGCTTTGACCACCAAGGTGCCCGCTTCTGAGTTGGCGGTGGCGCTTCCCGCTCCCCGGCGTGCCTCCTGTGCTCCATGGTGCTTGTGCCTTTACGCTTTCCCTTGTCCTAGTTGCCGGCTTTCTGCACGGTGA